The following proteins are encoded in a genomic region of Nitrospirota bacterium:
- a CDS encoding 4'-phosphopantetheinyl transferase superfamily protein → MQTEAWLVPPDVPVLQPGEIHVWRASLTCPPETYDRFWRLLSADERARAERLISADRRAQLIAVRGILRALLGGYLGQDPGTLSFGAGPQGKPMLLSDRNPTRNLRFNLSHSHEHVLYAFAWGREVGIDVERIREHVDVLKLAERFFAPHEASALRERSPEERRRLFFTLWVCREACLKAWGTGLTFPLDRLEVELIPEQSSARVTIKKPGVETRSCHVRLLPLDGGYVGAVTAEGEESPLQCWQWAEPEGPDSMR, encoded by the coding sequence GTGCAGACCGAAGCCTGGCTTGTCCCTCCCGATGTGCCGGTGTTGCAGCCGGGGGAGATTCATGTATGGCGCGCCTCCCTGACGTGTCCCCCGGAAACCTACGATCGTTTTTGGCGGCTTTTGTCGGCCGATGAACGGGCCAGAGCGGAGCGGCTCATATCCGCTGACCGGCGAGCCCAGCTCATTGCCGTGCGTGGAATTCTAAGAGCGTTGTTGGGCGGGTATCTGGGGCAAGATCCCGGAACGCTCAGCTTCGGCGCCGGTCCGCAAGGCAAACCCATGCTGCTTTCCGACCGAAATCCGACCCGCAACCTGCGATTCAACCTGTCGCACTCGCACGAGCATGTGCTCTATGCCTTTGCCTGGGGAAGGGAAGTGGGAATCGATGTCGAGCGCATTCGAGAGCACGTCGACGTGCTCAAACTTGCCGAACGGTTCTTTGCGCCGCATGAAGCGTCGGCGCTCCGCGAGCGTTCTCCTGAAGAGCGGCGGCGGTTGTTCTTTACCTTGTGGGTGTGTCGGGAGGCTTGCCTGAAGGCCTGGGGAACCGGGCTGACTTTTCCGCTCGATCGGTTGGAGGTCGAACTGATTCCGGAGCAATCGTCCGCGCGCGTCACGATCAAGAAGCCCGGTGTCGAAACCCGGAGTTGCCACGTTCGGTTGTTGCCGTTGGACGGGGGGTACGTGGGCGCCGTCACAGCGGAAGGCGAGGAATCGCCGCTCCAGTGCTGGCAGTGGGCGGAACCGGAAGGGCCGGATTCTATGAGGTGA
- a CDS encoding sigma-70 family RNA polymerase sigma factor, whose translation MDTSSRHASSLIDPKLMAQVVKGDHQAFSQLYDQSSSLLYTLALRILGNRDEAAELLQDIYLEVWKKVARYDVGRGTPMAWLVTLTRSRALDRLRARASKARTVVDSMDLSTPHVPDQSPGPFEIQADLELRNAVSKALAELPEAQQQALELAYYEGLSHTEIAARLNEPVGTIKTRIKLGMNKLRTALRGCCDQGDAR comes from the coding sequence ATGGACACCTCATCCCGACACGCCTCATCCTTGATCGATCCGAAGCTCATGGCCCAGGTGGTCAAGGGAGATCACCAGGCATTCAGCCAGTTGTATGATCAATCCAGCTCGCTGCTGTATACGCTGGCCCTTCGCATTCTGGGGAATCGGGACGAGGCGGCCGAACTGCTCCAGGACATTTATTTGGAGGTCTGGAAGAAAGTCGCCCGGTACGATGTCGGGCGGGGCACGCCGATGGCATGGCTGGTCACGCTCACCAGAAGCCGCGCGCTCGACCGGCTGCGTGCACGAGCTTCAAAGGCTCGGACCGTCGTCGACTCGATGGACCTTTCAACGCCCCACGTCCCGGACCAGTCGCCGGGCCCGTTCGAAATCCAGGCGGACCTGGAGTTGCGGAACGCCGTCAGCAAAGCGTTGGCCGAACTGCCGGAAGCCCAACAGCAGGCCCTGGAATTGGCGTACTATGAGGGATTGTCCCACACAGAAATCGCGGCCCGGTTGAATGAACCCGTGGGAACGATCAAGACCAGAATCAAACTCGGTATGAACAAGCTGCGCACGGCTTTGAGGGGATGTTGCGACCAGGGCGACGCTCGATGA
- a CDS encoding NAD-dependent deacylase: protein MSSHDSKIHEAKARLASARSVTVLTGAGISADSGVPTFRGADGLWRNFKAEDLATPEAFARDPRLVWEWYNWRRELIATKQPNPAHYTLAEMEQRFQQFWLITQNVDGLHRAAGSCKLSELHGNIWSVRCTECGVVSENRDVPIAILPSCAACGGLLRPHIVWFGEALPEGPLHRSYAAAQACDIFLIIGTSGLVYPAAMFGPLAKERGAYVVEINRDPTPYADMVDVSIQGRAAEIVPRLL from the coding sequence ATGTCGTCCCATGATTCGAAGATCCATGAAGCGAAAGCGCGTCTGGCTTCGGCCCGTTCAGTCACCGTGCTCACCGGCGCCGGTATCTCCGCGGACAGCGGCGTGCCCACTTTCCGCGGCGCCGACGGTCTCTGGAGGAACTTCAAGGCGGAAGACCTTGCCACGCCGGAAGCCTTCGCGCGCGACCCCCGCCTGGTCTGGGAGTGGTACAACTGGCGGCGGGAACTGATCGCGACCAAGCAGCCCAATCCCGCCCATTACACGTTGGCCGAGATGGAACAGCGGTTCCAGCAATTCTGGTTGATCACCCAAAATGTGGACGGCCTGCATCGTGCGGCGGGGTCCTGCAAGCTGTCCGAGCTCCACGGTAATATCTGGAGCGTTCGGTGCACCGAGTGCGGCGTCGTGTCGGAAAACCGGGACGTGCCCATTGCGATCCTCCCCTCCTGCGCCGCGTGCGGCGGTTTACTGCGCCCGCACATCGTGTGGTTCGGCGAAGCGCTGCCTGAAGGGCCCTTGCATCGAAGCTACGCCGCCGCACAGGCTTGCGACATCTTTCTGATCATCGGCACATCCGGTCTGGTCTACCCCGCCGCCATGTTCGGCCCCCTGGCCAAAGAGAGGGGCGCCTATGTCGTCGAGATCAATCGGGATCCGACGCCTTATGCGGACATGGTCGATGTCTCCATCCAGGGCCGGGCCGCCGAGATCGTTCCTCGCCTGCTCTAG
- a CDS encoding DUF2779 domain-containing protein, translating into MSKSRFLSGLQCHKRLYLEVHSPELATEPDESTQAILDRGAEIGELARRRFPGGVLVEADHRRVTEALSRTDELLTDPAVPAIFEGAFRFEDVLIRVDILERLAGAPSRPGAWRLIEVKSSSRVKDVHVDDLAIQAFVLRGAGIRPVEACLMHVNTRYVYEGGEVDLARLFLVQNLTEQVESRLSAIPARLAEMRTMLTSSVPPAIEPDGHCHAPYECPFWQHCTQSKPARWIFYLPGGGRTFQTLAQEGIQTIDDIPDEFKLSSIQRRVKDNVEWISPGLKTALATVRYPVHHLDFETFMPVVPKFPRTRPYQAIPIQWSDHIETQAGEILHHEFLSVESKDPREELAVALLDSLGREGSICVYSSYERQVLEQLAEAIPALRQDIERVIARLWDLLEVIKAHYYHPEFQGSFSIKAVLPAAVSTLGYEDLEVRDGHMAARVYERMIFEEADWVEKMRLRDALLRYCARDTLAMLELRKALRGKNPTV; encoded by the coding sequence TTGTCCAAATCGCGGTTTCTTTCCGGTCTTCAGTGCCACAAGCGGCTGTATCTGGAAGTTCACTCCCCTGAACTGGCGACCGAGCCGGACGAATCGACCCAGGCGATTCTTGACAGAGGCGCTGAAATCGGCGAACTGGCCCGTCGCCGTTTTCCGGGCGGTGTCCTGGTTGAAGCGGACCATCGTCGCGTGACGGAAGCCCTGTCGCGAACCGACGAATTGCTGACCGATCCGGCCGTTCCGGCGATTTTTGAGGGCGCCTTTCGGTTCGAGGATGTGCTGATCCGCGTCGATATTCTGGAACGGCTGGCCGGCGCCCCGTCCCGTCCCGGCGCCTGGCGGCTGATCGAAGTCAAATCCTCTTCCAGGGTAAAGGATGTCCATGTCGACGACCTGGCCATTCAGGCGTTTGTCTTGCGAGGAGCCGGCATCCGCCCGGTTGAGGCCTGTCTGATGCATGTGAACACCCGCTATGTCTACGAAGGAGGCGAGGTCGATCTTGCCCGATTGTTTCTCGTGCAGAATCTTACGGAGCAGGTCGAGAGTCGGCTCAGCGCCATTCCCGCCAGGTTGGCCGAGATGCGGACCATGTTGACTTCATCGGTTCCTCCGGCGATCGAGCCGGACGGACACTGCCATGCGCCGTACGAATGTCCGTTCTGGCAGCACTGTACACAGAGCAAACCCGCCCGCTGGATCTTTTACTTGCCCGGCGGGGGACGGACGTTTCAAACACTCGCGCAGGAAGGGATTCAAACCATCGACGATATTCCGGACGAATTCAAGCTCTCTTCGATTCAGCGTCGCGTAAAGGACAACGTGGAATGGATAAGTCCTGGGCTCAAGACGGCGCTCGCGACCGTGCGTTATCCGGTGCATCATCTGGACTTCGAGACGTTCATGCCGGTGGTCCCGAAGTTTCCTCGGACGAGACCCTATCAGGCAATCCCGATCCAGTGGTCCGATCACATCGAGACGCAAGCGGGCGAGATTCTGCATCATGAATTTCTCAGCGTGGAATCGAAAGACCCTCGCGAAGAACTGGCTGTCGCCCTCCTGGACTCGTTGGGACGGGAGGGCAGTATCTGCGTGTATTCCAGCTATGAGCGGCAGGTGTTGGAGCAGCTGGCGGAGGCGATTCCGGCGTTGCGACAGGACATCGAACGGGTGATCGCCCGCCTCTGGGATCTGCTCGAGGTCATCAAAGCACACTACTATCATCCGGAGTTCCAAGGGTCTTTTTCGATCAAGGCCGTTCTGCCCGCCGCCGTATCGACGCTGGGCTACGAGGATTTGGAGGTTCGAGACGGTCACATGGCGGCCAGGGTGTACGAGCGGATGATCTTTGAGGAGGCCGATTGGGTGGAAAAGATGCGGCTGCGGGACGCCTTGCTGCGCTACTGCGCCCGGGATACCTTGGCGATGTTGGAATTGAGGAAGGCGTTGCGGGGCAAAAACCCGACGGTCTGA
- a CDS encoding S24/S26 family peptidase: MIRRLVLDNSSAFQPPADLLPLLSSPHGGPLIRLRVASWSMFPTLQEGDVLEVEEAHDIRPGDIVVFRRNNVLVCHRVTGYGRPGEILTAGDRTREPGEAVPLCDVLAKVHAISRRGKRLVPGRPAEPTVAAQLRLVLDRSLTAWNTAWRHRAEEVWEWLRCSPRGRALLSWLIRRGARVHVIRRTPLHSLGAFSVVRRETIRLDEVERTPLVRVAPAAERVRLEVRLGPYALGACDPASGKIFVQPLVKDLGLEQVLHKLTRRLEAGPSLEKQPIETGLGLQPEDRSGSVIGRLPG; this comes from the coding sequence ATGATCCGCCGTCTCGTCCTCGACAACTCGTCGGCTTTTCAGCCTCCGGCTGATCTGCTCCCTCTTCTGAGTTCCCCGCACGGAGGCCCGCTGATCAGGCTCAGGGTCGCAAGCTGGAGTATGTTTCCGACCCTTCAGGAAGGCGACGTCCTCGAAGTCGAGGAGGCGCACGACATCCGTCCCGGAGACATCGTCGTCTTCCGCCGCAACAACGTCCTCGTCTGTCATCGCGTGACGGGTTATGGCCGACCGGGCGAAATCCTCACGGCCGGAGACCGGACCCGGGAGCCCGGCGAAGCCGTCCCCCTGTGCGACGTGCTGGCCAAGGTCCATGCGATCAGCAGGCGCGGGAAACGGTTGGTTCCCGGCCGACCGGCCGAACCGACCGTGGCCGCGCAGCTACGTCTGGTGCTGGATCGGTCTCTGACGGCTTGGAACACGGCATGGCGCCATCGGGCCGAAGAAGTCTGGGAATGGCTGAGGTGTAGTCCTCGTGGTCGCGCCCTGCTGTCCTGGTTGATCAGGCGCGGAGCGCGAGTACATGTCATCAGGCGGACGCCGCTTCACTCGCTTGGAGCGTTTTCCGTCGTCCGCCGTGAGACGATCCGGCTGGACGAAGTCGAAAGGACGCCGCTCGTTCGCGTAGCGCCAGCCGCGGAACGCGTACGGCTCGAAGTCCGGCTCGGGCCTTATGCGCTCGGCGCGTGCGATCCGGCCTCCGGCAAGATTTTTGTCCAGCCGCTCGTCAAGGACCTCGGCCTGGAGCAGGTCCTCCACAAGCTGACCCGGCGTCTAGAAGCCGGCCCGTCCCTCGAGAAACAGCCTATCGAGACAGGGCTCGGCCTCCAACCCGAAGATCGCTCAGGATCCGTCATCGGTCGCTTGCCCGGTTGA
- a CDS encoding nucleotidyltransferase family protein — protein MSPSTLDDLAEAYSRVSLANKRTLDRFVQVGRLFHDGGIDFIVLKGADLLSRVYGVRGLRPITDVDLLVHERDLWKIDEILTASGFRRLIDGNPAYVSPEGGLILDITTAVWYADDQAGLWERAVRRTLDGLSIKCLEGYDLLLYLTAYSVVHRGYFVPSFMTDLRLLTRKERIDWQPLIAEATRHHLKIPVYHGLSFACRQEPRVFVPDGVLRRLAPSSAGERLLAWLLRRLVGTQPIEGLGHLLLFLTRPPGQKRLWLRRTFWPPPEFLASRYGDLAKSQPVMLRVTRALHLIHQAGLLIGRILARSIARSC, from the coding sequence ATGTCCCCCTCAACCCTCGACGATCTGGCTGAAGCGTACTCGCGGGTCAGCCTCGCCAACAAACGCACGCTCGACCGGTTCGTCCAGGTCGGCCGGCTTTTCCACGACGGCGGGATCGACTTCATCGTCCTGAAGGGCGCCGACCTGCTCTCCCGCGTCTATGGTGTCCGCGGCCTCAGACCGATCACGGACGTCGATCTTCTGGTGCATGAGCGGGATCTGTGGAAGATCGACGAGATTCTGACGGCCTCGGGTTTTCGTCGGCTCATCGACGGCAATCCCGCTTATGTGTCGCCGGAGGGCGGACTCATCCTGGATATCACGACCGCGGTGTGGTACGCGGACGATCAGGCCGGCCTGTGGGAACGCGCCGTGCGCCGGACGCTCGACGGGCTTTCGATCAAATGCCTGGAGGGGTATGATCTGCTGTTGTATCTGACCGCCTACAGCGTCGTTCATCGTGGCTACTTTGTCCCCTCATTCATGACCGACCTCCGCCTGCTTACGCGAAAAGAGCGGATCGATTGGCAACCTCTGATCGCAGAGGCAACGCGTCACCATCTGAAAATTCCCGTCTACCATGGGCTCTCCTTCGCCTGTCGGCAGGAGCCGCGCGTTTTTGTACCGGACGGGGTCCTCAGGCGGTTGGCTCCGTCCAGTGCGGGGGAACGCCTGCTGGCCTGGCTTCTGCGCAGATTGGTGGGGACGCAGCCGATCGAGGGACTCGGCCATTTGTTGCTGTTTCTCACCAGGCCTCCGGGGCAGAAACGCCTATGGCTCCGGCGTACTTTCTGGCCGCCGCCAGAGTTTCTCGCATCTCGCTACGGCGACCTCGCGAAGTCGCAGCCCGTCATGCTCCGCGTCACGCGTGCGCTCCATCTAATCCATCAAGCCGGGCTCCTGATCGGCCGAATCCTGGCGCGTTCGATTGCACGCTCGTGTTGA
- a CDS encoding carbon-nitrogen hydrolase family protein gives MQSIRVASLQYFIRPVQTFEQFRDQVTALVETAADYKVHLLVFPEYFTVQLLTLGDVKKPIREQVRDLARQAPRFLDLMKALAVANRIYIVAGTIPVLDDGSDRVYNDSFIFSPSGTHGVQGKLHMTRFERDEWNVSARSTFRIFDTAFGRLAITICYDVEFPEIARAAGREGAHILVVPSCTDERQGFLRVRYCAQARAIENQMYVIQSCTVGSLPMVPAVSLNYGQASILTPSDFSFARDGILAEGHPNQEMMVIGDLNLETIRQSRSFGTVLPLLDSHHSLQIADKPEVVRL, from the coding sequence ATGCAGAGCATTCGCGTCGCCTCGCTGCAATACTTCATTCGCCCCGTGCAGACTTTCGAGCAGTTCCGCGATCAGGTCACGGCGCTGGTCGAAACGGCGGCGGACTACAAAGTTCATTTGCTCGTGTTTCCGGAGTACTTCACCGTTCAACTCCTCACGCTCGGCGACGTCAAGAAACCGATCCGTGAGCAGGTCCGCGATCTGGCCCGGCAGGCGCCGCGTTTTCTCGACTTGATGAAGGCGCTGGCCGTCGCGAATCGGATCTACATCGTCGCCGGGACGATTCCGGTCCTGGACGACGGCTCTGATCGGGTCTACAACGACAGCTTCATCTTCAGCCCGTCGGGAACCCACGGAGTCCAAGGTAAGCTCCACATGACCCGCTTCGAAAGAGACGAATGGAACGTATCGGCCCGGTCCACATTCCGCATCTTCGACACGGCGTTCGGACGATTGGCCATCACGATCTGTTACGACGTGGAATTCCCGGAAATCGCCCGCGCCGCCGGGCGCGAGGGCGCGCACATCCTGGTGGTGCCGAGCTGTACCGACGAGCGGCAGGGGTTTCTGCGCGTCCGATACTGCGCCCAGGCCCGCGCGATCGAGAACCAGATGTACGTGATCCAGTCGTGCACCGTGGGTTCTCTCCCGATGGTGCCGGCCGTGAGTCTGAACTACGGCCAGGCGTCGATCCTGACCCCGAGCGATTTCTCCTTCGCTCGAGACGGCATTCTCGCCGAAGGTCATCCTAATCAGGAAATGATGGTGATCGGCGACTTGAACCTGGAGACGATCCGGCAAAGTCGGTCGTTCGGCACGGTGCTGCCGCTCCTGGACAGCCACCACTCCCTTCAGATCGCCGATAAGCCGGAAGTGGTCCGATTGTGA
- a CDS encoding 2-dehydropantoate 2-reductase, producing MEQIMMVGAGAVGGFFGAHLAKTNPNVSFLLRPRTLQAVKERGLTIRSAAGTFTVTPMAASDPRALPRPDFVILSVKAYDLDEVMSQLESVVTERTVFLTLQNGVDAEDRIIERLKRDCVVGGVAFIYAKIAEPGVIDHYKKGAVAIGELMGHRSQRVLRIADLFAQAGIPCQIVDDIRRSKWEKMCWNCVFNPLTVIINDRVAKALEHPEMLDVIRHIVGEVAAVSAGCKVTLAPDMADRVVKWTQEIRDIHTSMYDDWKAGRRTEIDYLNGYVARRGRELGIPTPLNDALTAMIKTITEKERSGPDVLRIDGAVLQPVMLDRASLAALPAEHHIHDLSALLPGTKGKGIRVKGLLDVPALAVDADHVTFHSQDGQFAASLTLAQAIEHGVLVYEVDGAPLPASKGGPFRLVVPGLGDLCANVKGVARIELTRGPGRDTRPSVKRHC from the coding sequence ATGGAACAGATCATGATGGTGGGCGCCGGGGCAGTCGGCGGATTTTTCGGCGCTCATCTGGCGAAGACCAATCCGAACGTGTCCTTTCTGCTGCGGCCCAGGACGCTGCAGGCCGTGAAGGAACGCGGCCTGACGATTCGGAGCGCCGCCGGGACGTTCACGGTCACCCCCATGGCCGCGTCCGATCCCCGAGCGTTACCGAGACCCGACTTCGTGATCCTTTCTGTGAAAGCCTACGATCTGGACGAGGTGATGAGTCAGCTCGAATCGGTCGTCACGGAACGAACCGTCTTCCTCACTCTCCAGAACGGAGTCGATGCGGAGGATCGGATCATCGAACGGCTGAAACGGGACTGCGTCGTCGGCGGGGTCGCCTTCATCTATGCGAAAATCGCCGAGCCGGGTGTCATCGATCATTACAAGAAGGGCGCCGTGGCGATCGGGGAACTCATGGGGCACAGGAGCCAGCGTGTGCTTCGGATTGCGGACCTGTTCGCCCAAGCCGGGATTCCCTGCCAGATTGTGGACGACATTCGGCGGAGCAAATGGGAAAAGATGTGCTGGAACTGCGTCTTCAATCCGTTGACCGTCATCATCAACGATCGGGTGGCCAAGGCGCTGGAACATCCGGAAATGCTCGACGTGATCCGTCACATCGTGGGAGAAGTCGCTGCGGTCTCGGCAGGCTGCAAGGTGACGTTGGCCCCGGATATGGCGGACCGGGTGGTGAAGTGGACACAGGAGATTCGAGACATTCATACCTCCATGTACGACGATTGGAAAGCCGGTCGGCGGACGGAGATCGATTATTTGAACGGATACGTGGCGCGGCGAGGACGGGAGCTGGGCATTCCCACGCCCCTCAACGACGCGTTGACGGCGATGATCAAGACCATTACGGAAAAGGAGAGAAGCGGGCCGGACGTGTTGCGGATCGATGGAGCCGTCCTTCAACCCGTGATGCTGGACCGGGCGTCGTTGGCGGCGTTGCCGGCCGAGCATCACATCCACGATCTCAGCGCGCTGCTGCCGGGGACGAAAGGGAAAGGGATCAGGGTGAAGGGTCTTCTCGACGTGCCGGCGCTGGCCGTCGACGCCGACCACGTCACGTTCCATTCTCAGGACGGGCAGTTCGCCGCGAGCCTGACGCTCGCGCAAGCGATCGAGCACGGGGTGCTCGTGTATGAGGTTGATGGAGCTCCGCTGCCGGCGTCGAAAGGGGGGCCCTTCCGCCTGGTGGTGCCGGGACTGGGCGATCTCTGCGCCAATGTGAAAGGGGTGGCCCGTATCGAACTGACCCGGGGGCCGGGAAGAGATACGCGGCCGTCGGTGAAGCGACATTGTTGA
- a CDS encoding anti-sigma factor: MNHEEFEEAVPLYAVGALERTDRQALEAHLLSGCPSCHTALKEYQAVAAMLPYGLAPAPPPRGLKAKIMAPRSPADTEAVKRPSKPSLEPGEWMNHLFPPLPSARSFPSNAARFALAFAALLVVAGAGYVGWTLYMQTPAETERLQQLETALQRETAKMASLQREVRDKELALAQMRQELERQDVEIGELRDTVIRREAELDDARAQLAQLEKDSTAFRRVRALQDEIAALLRMPTVKVVSLSGSEMAKGAGGLLLYDPDTKKAWLYAFNLPPLPGGKTYQLWAVQEKPVSAGTFTTDAGQKGRLLIRYLPEFSRTTKFAVSLEPEGGRPQPTGAIYLIGQL; this comes from the coding sequence ATGAACCACGAGGAATTTGAAGAAGCGGTCCCCTTGTATGCGGTCGGCGCGTTGGAACGCACGGACCGGCAGGCGCTCGAAGCGCATTTGCTGTCCGGCTGCCCGTCGTGCCATACGGCCTTGAAGGAGTACCAGGCCGTAGCGGCCATGTTGCCGTACGGGCTGGCTCCCGCGCCTCCGCCTCGCGGGCTCAAAGCGAAAATCATGGCCCCTCGAAGTCCGGCCGACACGGAGGCGGTCAAGCGACCGAGCAAACCCAGCCTCGAACCGGGCGAATGGATGAACCACCTGTTTCCACCGCTTCCGTCCGCGCGATCGTTTCCTTCCAACGCCGCCCGGTTTGCGCTGGCGTTCGCCGCACTGCTGGTCGTCGCCGGAGCCGGCTATGTCGGGTGGACCCTCTACATGCAGACCCCGGCGGAAACGGAGAGGCTCCAACAGCTTGAAACAGCGCTCCAACGGGAAACCGCGAAGATGGCGTCGCTCCAACGCGAGGTCAGAGACAAAGAACTCGCCCTCGCACAGATGCGGCAGGAACTTGAGCGACAGGACGTCGAGATCGGTGAGTTGCGGGACACCGTGATCCGCCGCGAAGCGGAGCTCGACGATGCGCGCGCGCAACTCGCCCAGCTCGAGAAGGACAGCACCGCGTTCCGGCGTGTACGGGCGCTGCAGGACGAGATCGCGGCGTTGTTGCGGATGCCGACCGTCAAGGTTGTCTCATTGTCCGGTTCCGAGATGGCGAAGGGGGCCGGCGGGCTGTTGCTGTACGATCCCGATACGAAAAAAGCGTGGCTGTACGCCTTCAACCTGCCTCCGCTCCCGGGCGGCAAAACCTACCAACTTTGGGCCGTCCAGGAGAAGCCCGTCAGCGCGGGCACCTTCACCACGGACGCCGGACAGAAAGGCCGGTTGCTGATCCGATACCTTCCCGAATTCTCCCGCACCACCAAGTTTGCCGTCAGCCTGGAACCGGAAGGCGGCCGTCCCCAGCCGACCGGCGCGATCTATCTCATCGGCCAACTGTAG
- a CDS encoding GNAT family N-acetyltransferase yields MSPTPGPIAVRTTQPADIPQIIELSKLVYPLGPPWTAAQLTSHLRVFPEGQLVAVEAGTDEVVGMAASLIILWDDYDVRQSWRDFTANGMFTNHDPERGRTLYGAEVMVRPSLQHRGIGTALYHARRDVVTRLKLLRVRAGARLRGYHRYADRMSAEDYVLAVLQGELTDPTLSFQLKMGFHVLAVVPDYLPNDPESLGHVAVIEWINERVAKPEDYLGRDPRFQRDTRTG; encoded by the coding sequence GTGAGCCCGACGCCGGGACCCATCGCGGTCCGCACCACGCAGCCGGCCGACATTCCTCAGATCATCGAGTTGTCGAAGCTGGTCTACCCGTTGGGCCCTCCCTGGACCGCCGCGCAGTTGACCTCACACCTTCGCGTGTTTCCGGAAGGTCAACTGGTCGCCGTCGAAGCCGGAACGGACGAGGTCGTCGGCATGGCCGCGAGCCTGATCATCCTGTGGGACGACTATGACGTGCGGCAGTCCTGGCGGGATTTTACGGCCAACGGAATGTTCACGAATCACGATCCGGAGCGAGGGCGAACGCTCTACGGCGCGGAAGTCATGGTGCGGCCTTCCCTGCAACATCGCGGGATCGGAACCGCGCTCTATCATGCCAGACGCGACGTAGTGACCCGCCTGAAGCTGCTGCGCGTTCGAGCCGGCGCCCGTTTGCGGGGATACCACCGTTACGCCGACCGGATGAGCGCCGAAGACTATGTCCTTGCCGTTCTGCAAGGAGAACTTACCGATCCCACCCTCTCGTTCCAACTCAAAATGGGATTTCATGTCCTAGCGGTCGTTCCCGATTATCTCCCGAACGATCCCGAAAGCTTGGGACATGTCGCGGTGATTGAATGGATCAATGAGCGGGTGGCGAAGCCGGAAGATTATCTTGGGCGCGATCCGCGATTCCAACGAGACACCAGAACAGGATGA
- the tadA gene encoding tRNA adenosine(34) deaminase TadA, whose product MTEFTQKDVEFMRLALEQARLAPALGEVPIAAVLVLDGQVVAQVHNYREAWQDPTAHAEVVAIREAATRLGTWRLTGATLYVTVEPCSMCAGAIIQSRVARLVFGAKDPKAGACGSVFNIPAERRLNHRVQVIGGVLERESQELMQSFFRRLRDIGERAGLPVR is encoded by the coding sequence ATGACGGAGTTCACGCAGAAGGATGTCGAATTCATGCGGTTGGCGCTGGAGCAGGCCAGGTTGGCCCCTGCGCTCGGTGAAGTGCCGATCGCCGCGGTGTTGGTCCTGGACGGTCAGGTGGTGGCGCAGGTGCACAACTACCGGGAGGCGTGGCAGGACCCCACCGCGCACGCCGAAGTCGTGGCGATCCGTGAAGCCGCGACGCGGCTCGGGACATGGCGCTTGACCGGCGCCACGCTGTATGTGACCGTCGAACCCTGCTCGATGTGCGCCGGAGCGATCATTCAGTCGCGGGTCGCCCGACTGGTCTTCGGCGCGAAGGATCCCAAGGCCGGGGCCTGCGGATCGGTCTTCAACATTCCGGCCGAACGTCGTCTCAACCACCGAGTTCAGGTCATCGGAGGCGTGCTGGAACGGGAAAGCCAGGAACTGATGCAGAGTTTCTTCCGGCGGTTGCGCGACATCGGCGAGCGGGCCGGCCTTCCGGTTCGCTAG